In Setaria italica strain Yugu1 chromosome IX, Setaria_italica_v2.0, whole genome shotgun sequence, the genomic stretch AGGGCGCTGCGCGTAGGTAGTGATGGAGGACGGCGACAAAAACGGAGGTGGACGTACGACGGCATGACGGGTGGAGGTGTACATGCAGCGGGTGGTGGACATGATGGCGACGTCCTAGGACGTCGTCTCCCCGTTGGGGGCATCATGTTGGAGctacgatcttgctgcacgggGTTCTCTAGGTGAAAACCTTGTCCAGATTTTGGATGAGCGATGGCGGCACCAATAGCGTCGTACCCTCATTGGAGGCATCATCTCTAGAGAACCAACTTGATTCGTGGCACTACTAAGCCATTGTCATGGGAGGTCATAGCCAAGGGTGGCAACTCTGCCGCGTGGTGAGATGAACGGGTGTTGCCAAACCCATATGCAGGTGTTCGAAGTTATGGTGGTGGCCAGGGGTTGTTGCATGGTTGTCAGATTTGGCTGTTTGCAGTGGACCGCGGCGGCTGACGTTGCCCGGTAGTGATCAGTGCGGTACAGGACTACGTAAGAGGACGATGCTTGCGGTAATGACAGCATGGgatgactaggcttgcagcggatcaCGGCGGTTTGCTCAGCCTAGCTAGGCTATCTggtgcggtacatcgtcggaagacggCATAAGCGACTTCCCTAGCTTGCTGACACGGCGGAAAAAGCTATGTACGAGGGTAAAGCAACGAGGCGAGATCGACACACTGTGGCGGCTTGGCTAATCAGTGGAGATCTTGGGGAGCGGGGCAATATCACTCAACATTCTGATAGTGACAAAAGAAATGGATCTGTGGCATAGAGTACTGCGGCGGGCGTGGTGACGAGAGAGAGGAGTCCAACGGTGGATGTGGCAAGGCCCCCGCGCATTGTGTTATCGTGacggcgactgcgaggcagcctgcgagaggtctgGATTCTGTGCTATCTCCCAGTTAGATGGAGAGTGATGTTACAGCGGCACTACGGCGGAAGGTCCTGTATGgtggtggccttctcggtgcggtgctATCTGCTTCTCGGTTCCACGTCGACGCTAGGTTTCGCTGCAAGGTTTCGACAACTTCTTGACCGTGTGTATGGTGGTACGGGTTGCGGTAAGGCTTCGGTTCTGTCGCCGAGGTGTTGTGAGGAGGGGAGTTCGGCGacggttgatgtcccaatccaactagcCGATGTGTTGTAGAGTTGAGTTGCGTGTGAGGACGTGGTGTGGCATGCGTTGAGGATCCAATCCAACCTGTCGATGCCTgcgtcttttttcttcttctcattttCTTATTTTCATCTAGTCTAgacttcatcttttttattaatataatcggcagctctcctgcctgattcgtttaaaaaaaattgtctcCCAGTGTGCCACTGCTAAGTGTAGACTGTTTCTAAAATATCTTCTGGTTTGAAACTTTCTTTCTTCTAAATTATTTTAAATCAGTTTAAACTGTTATCAAACTCTCAAAACAAGTTGAACCATCAACAAAAACTTGTCTGCTTGAAATTCAAAAACTTCAACGATCGAGATCTGTGATTGATACGCAAAAATTTCATCAATTCATCATACAAATTCGTTAAAGTACAACCCTGAAACTGAGACCTGCATAGAATTTGAGCAAGACCTGACTGAAACTTGGGTTTGTAGCTCGCTCATTGACAACAAATCCTATCCCATAGATTATGTTGTACAAGATTATTATCAACACTAACCGTAAtttgtatttattttttctttctggaTTTTTGGTGAATAAATAATTCCAATTTTAGACTTTTATCACAACATGGCAAAATAAAAATCCAGAGCTTGACCAGACGGTTCCGGCTGGTAATCTTGATGCAATGAAATACAGTAACCGGACAATGACTGAACAAACACAAAACATGGATCTTGTACTGAACTTTTCAAGCTCAAATCACACATTCCATTTCAATAGGCGTACATCGAGTATCCAATAATCTTGATCCCTGTTTCTCCTTCACAACCTGTTCGGTAACTCTCACCGACTTCAAAACTATAACCGGGAGCGCTGAGAGCGAAAAATTAGCAGAAGGAGCAAATCAGAGAGGCAAAAGGGGGGTGTTGCCTCTCACCTAAAACTCAAGGATCAGACGTACATGGTGCACACCATGCGCAACCACCATGGCTATTTACATGAGAAAGAGAGGATGAAACAGCTATGTGAGCTGAAAGCGTGAAGAGATGTGGATCTCACGTCACGAGTCATTCGCATCCTCTTCCAGGATGCTGTGAAGGTGCGGCCGCCACACCGTGGAACGGCCGCTCCGGCGGCGTTTCAGGCTGGCCTTGCCCTCCGACAACACCTCCGCTAGGTACCTGTCGCCATTGTCCTTCTTCACCTCCTTATCAGCAACAGCAGCGCTCGGCGCGGTCTTCTGCGGCCGTGCCTTTTTCTGCTgcggcttcctcttcttctccggcaCCGACGAGGCCGGCACCAGGAAATAGAAGCACCCTCGCTTCAGCTCCGAGTCCGGCGCGACGATCAGgatccgccgcgcgccgccctggGAGCACGGCCTGCTGAGCACGTGGTTGGGGTGCGCCGCGATGACCTCGCCGGCGGTGACCGGGCGGGTGTACTCCTCGATGTGGCCGCTGAGGTGGACGATCCTGATCACGTCGAAGGAGCCGCAGGGGAGCACGCAGGCCAGGCAGCACCGCAGGCTGTTGCCCATGCTGGCTTTCCTTGCCTGCACCTGGAGTTGCTCGGCTCTGCGGCTGCTTTGGTTGCTCGCTCTGAGAAGTGAGAGCTCGCTTCGCTCTTTGGCATGGCCGGGCGGCACTGGTTTTTATATACAGGCTAAGATGATGAAGCTGTTAAACAACTTGGAATATATTATCCTGCAAATTCATAGAGCAAACTAAAGTATTCACAGTACAAGTGCCTCTTctatataatatatatgcatTAGTAACTTCTAATCCCATCATCATTAGAGTATGTTGGTTATCTTGGAACTCTTCCTACAGTTCATACTAAGATAGTGTAAACAACTCTGAACTTCAACAGGATTAAGGGGTACGTAAGGGATGCAAATGTGCCTCCATTGGTCCGTACAGGAACTCAAAGGGGAGCTCTTGCGCCCATACAGGTCGGAGTGTGTGCAGCCACATTGAGATCTCACAAATCCGTATGAAAAGATGAGCTGCCATTGGACGACCCAACCTTATCGTCCCAATACTTCTTGTTGGTTTTGAGGTGTTCTCTTTTGGTTACTTTGACTTGAACACTACTCCCTCAAGGCGTTCATTGAATTTGCTATGCCAATGGCGGAAAAACTATCCGTGTTCCGATCGCGGTACGCACAAGTGGCCTAAGATTGGGGTTCCACACATTGTTTGATCCCACAATATTGCATCTTCCCATACATCAATTGGTGAATGTTCGAGTTCTCAGCCATAATGCTAGCGGCATTACACCTTTTTCCTTCATAAAGTTGTCTCCTATTGTTCTATGTTACTAGGTATCCAGGAGAAGAGTCTAACAAGGAAAATACCCTCAATACATCATCATGCTCATATTCATATAACCAGCCAATTGGCTCGTTGCATCCGAGATAGTTCTAACAGTTCAGGAATTGTGCCGATGAAGGATTATCTCATTTAAACATAGACGTCATAGATTACTGTATATATCCTCCAAACAACATGTCACTATCACTAACAAAAGCTTATGGTTAAACTGTCTGGATTAACCCGGGATATAACCATGTGTCTTccatgggcttcatctaggctCAATATGTAGACATATAGATAGGGTATAGTGACCTCCAGCTCCAAATGGCGGCTCAACAAAGCTAACACTAAGCAACGAGACATCACAAACTCGATCAAGATTAATTTGATCCCACCATGCAAACATGCACTTCGAGGTTGCTAACAGCCGGCGCATCTCGGTGAATCGGGATCAGATCGCGACCGTCGGATCTGCATCAAGGGGTCAACAAGCCGGGGACACGGTGCTGACAGCCCTCCACTCTTTAGGGCTGGCTTTCCTCCGCTTGTATGGGACAAAGCGCTGCCAGCTCCATAATTGCAATTAGAATACCTGATGAGCTATAGTTAGTGTTAGTCTCGGTGTGAAAGTTGCGTGTGCTTTGGTACTGTTGGCCTACTAGCATCTCGCCACTAAGCAATGCCGTACTTTGTGTTGCAATAAGGACGTGGGAAATGTGATGCAAGTACTGACTTCTTTTCTGAATGCTTCGAGCTTTATGGATCACTTAAATAACTGCAATAGTACGTTCGTCTTGTATCATTTTACCATAAATTAATCAGATTATATTGTCCAATGATTTAGAGAGTACTTAGTGTAGGTCCTCTATTAATTTCCAGCTTAGGTGTTGTTGAAGCCTCTAAAGCAGTGATCTTCAGGTTCTAGGCTAGCTATAGTTGGTTGTTCACTAGAGTGTCGAGACGACTCATGTTTTCGTCTGGTAAATCAGCGCCATCCTTTTTTAGGCTGACCACCTGACTTAACTTTTAGCATGCTGCTCACAGCGCTTGGCAGTGGTTCATCGCACTGGTGCTGTCATGGCTTCACTGAAACTGCGTATGGTCAACATTGCACAGGGGCATGAGATCCAACCAACAAATTACATTTGCACGTCGGATCGTCCACCAGAAGAGAGTTACACAGCACTGTAACCTCCATTGCAGCATGAGCAGAAATAAAAATATCCTGTTTCAACTAACTTGCCGGTACATAGCAAAATAACCCGCTCTTCAGCTGCACTGCATTGACTTTATTCgtagaaaaacacaaccacaaaTGAACTCTAGATCCAAGGAATTCAAAGGTTGGTTTGCCGAATAGAATGAAGCCAACTATGATAAGTAAACTGCGTATGAACAATAACCAGTAAGGCTCCCAACACTGGTTGTGTTCTCAGAGTTGAAAGAACAAACAAGTACTACCTCTGAAGCTTAAAATCGGACAAATGGCTAGCCATTGTTattaaagaaagaaattgaaacTGCGAGCACATATTAACGGAATACTGGGAACCTCTCCACCCACCTCTACAAAAAAAGGGATTTTGTTCGCATGCACTTCGAAGTGCTAACTCCAGAGTAACACACATCGTCACATCAAACAATCAGATTGCCTGTCTATCTGACCAGTTCTTGCCGATTCTTCAGCACACGTTGCTTGTGCCGCTGTTCGTAGTATGCCTGCAACGATGTTCAGACAGCTGAATAATGATCCATCCCCTTCGTGTCGTCCTACGCGTCTAGTTAAGCTGCAACGGCAACTCGTCCAAGCTCCTGATCCCCGACAAGCAGTACGTGACGTCCATCCATGGCGCTCGTCCACGTCGAGCTTTCCTGCAGTTGCAAAAAGAGAAACCAACATTCAGTTATCTGCCTGTCTGTGAAGAGGAGGAACAGAGATTGACTTCGTCCCCCTCCACTCTGTAATGCTTGCTGGATCCTCAACCAGAGCGTATCCCACTCGCCAATCCGTTCCCCCGGCTCCCCTCGCGCGCCGCTCACGGTCCAAGCTCCTCCGGTGATGCTGCCGCCGACATCGAGGCGGCGGCACGTCGGGAGCTGGTTGACCTGATACTAGTCGGCAAGACAGCTAGCGCGtgggtggacggcggcgcatcCTGGCTTGGGCTGCGTTGCAGCGTGGGCTGGCTGCAGGGTGATTCGAGGTCAGCGACTCAGAGGGTTGCTTTCCTGCTCCGGCCGAAGCTTCTTCAGTTCTTTGATCGAAAATGGTGCGAAGAATTAGCAAGATGATAGGACCTGCTTGTGAATTGCATGTCCTAATGGATGTAAAGTCCTCGTCTCTGTTCATGGTGAACTgcaaggggaaggggaaggagtaaTCAGATCGATCGTGGGCCGGGACGGGGGGCTGAAATGGCAGCCCATGTCGTCTGGTAGTATTTACTTAGCAAAATAGAGCCCATGACAAACTCTTAAAAAAGAAAGCCAATTATCAATTGAACCCAATGAAACTCGATGTGCAATGCTTAATACTTCCCCCTTTCTTTGAAAATTCAAATCGGAATCCAAATTACAATGCCGAATCGCCAATGCAAACACGTAAGCACAATTACAACGCACACAGCCTCACCATACCACCGCGCGATCATCACGTACACGAGCAAGAAATTTAAAAACCTCTACAGCACGCAGATGGGCAGGtcgagcggcggcgccatggtggCCTCGAGCTCGGACCCGCCGTTCTCCACCAGCAGCGCCATGGCGAGCCCCCCCGTGAGGTGCGCGTCGATATGGCAGTGCACCAGCCACACCCCGGGGTTGTCGGCCACGAACCGCACCACGGCCCACCCGCCGACGGGCACGCCGATGGTGTTCCGGCTCGGCGGGTCCACCAGGTTGAACTTGGCGGCGTCCCGCCGCGGGTCGTAGTTGCCGAACCCCGTGGCCAGCACGTAGAAGTGGTACCCGTGGATGTGCATCGGGTGCTCCTCGGCGGCGAAGATGCCCGTGTCCTGGAACACGATCTGCACCACCGCGCCGTACCTGACGCGGTACAGCTTCGTGCCCTTCACGGGCTGCCACAGCGGGCGCGGGATGTTCTGGGACGTGAAGTCGAAGAACACCGGCGGGAACGACGGGAAGTCGTCAGTGAACACGCCGGGGATGTGGTGGTAGTGCGCCTGGAGCAGGGAGACGGTGTTGGGGAGCTGGAACGAGACGTTGTTCATGCTAGCGCCGAACCGGGTGTTGTTGGGGCCCTGGCAGAAGGGGCCGGGGTGGCAGTTGAAGAGGCCGAACCCCACGGTGGTGAAGAGCTCCTGGGTCACCGGGCCCGGCACCTTCACCGGATGCGGGCTCCGGAGGCTGTTGGAGAAGGCGGTCGCCGTGTTCGTGTCGTTGAACGCCGGCAGGAACGGGAGCATCGGCTGCGGACCGGTGCGGCCTGGGTGGCCGGAGGACCTGGATGACCGGCCTACCGGGCCGTTGAAGGTGTTGCCGCCCatgccggcgccggctccggctccggccccTGCACTGGCTGTGGTGGTGGGGCAGCCAGGGGCGTTCTTGTACTGGAagatggcggtggcggtggtgttgTCGAAGGGGACGCCCTGGGCGGAGGCgtaggcgcgcgcggcgaggtAGTACCGGCCCGGGGCGGCGTGCGCCGTGACGAGGACGTCGGTGGTCTGGCCGGGGCCGAGGAGGATGACGGTGGTCTCGAACGGCTTGGTGTAcatggcgtcggcggcgaccaCGGTCATCTTGTGGCCGGCGAGGCTGACGAAGAGCTCGGTGTTCATGGCCGCGTTGATGATGCGCAGCAGGCTCGTCTCGCCGGCAACCACAGGGATGATGCTCGTCTCTGCATTGACGTGACATATGCATGCGTTGCACGCGAAGATAATTAGTTGGTGAGGCTAGTGGAGAAAACATGCATCACAATCTGCTAGTCAAAGCGGGTGATATCATATGCATGCTGAAATTGGTTAGAATGTTTCTACTTTGcatttgttttttgtttaattCACATCTGAAGATTGTCTCTTTGGTTTTGTCAGTTTGTATGGCAGAATATAAAAAGCAACCAGGGATTTATCTGCATGCCGTACGGTAAGAAGAGACCTGTGCTTGATAGATGCATGGATTGCTTCTTTCCAAACCAAAAGTTGCTTTGGTCGGTTTAACCAAATCTGGAATTTGTGTACTAGTGCTTGTTGAATCATTCATTACTGGTGAATTGTtaattttcaaaaaagaaaactttcaAGATGTATCTGCACGCCGCTCTTGTTGACAACTTTGCTACTACAAATCAATCGACGCTCACCTTGGCTAGAGCAGGGAAGTAAGTCTCCGGGCTGGCCGTTGATGAGGAGGGCATCGGAGACGTTGGGCGGCGCGCCGGTGATCATGGACTGCCGGAGCACGGCGATGGGGTCCCTCCTCCACCACTCCGCTGCACAAAGACATGTTCTCACGTCAGAGAGAACAACGCCATGGCCATAGATCGAACAGAGGCTAGCACCAGAGGTCAGAGGAGATGATCGTGCAGCACGGGTGCTATCCATACCGAGGATGACGGGAAACTCGCTGTGGGGCTTGGGGAACGGGTAGGGGAGGCCCCTCCTGGGGTGGATGATGAGCGCGCCGTGCACGGTGGCGCGGAGCCAGGAGCTATGGGCGTGCCACCACAGCGTGCCCTCCTGGTCCTGGATGGTGAACCGGTACGTGTAGCTGCCGCCGGGGCGGATGGGGCACTGCGTCACGAACTCGGGCCCGTCAGCCCACCCGTTGCGCAGCTGCCGGAGGCCGTGCCAGTGCAGGGTCACGTTGTACCGCGCCAGGTTCACGGCCTTGATCGCCAGTGTGTCGCCGTTGTACACCTCGATCGTCGGCCCCGGGAACTGCCCGTTCACCGTGATGATCTTCTGGGAACTGCACAGCCTCTTCACTGGCGTCTCCTGGACCTGCAAGAACCAAGGGCCATAAACTATGAGCACCAAGCTTTCACAAATCACAACGCAGTGGTGTGCCTCTAATCGCATCAGGAATTCAAGATCAACAGCACTCACAACGAACTCGTAGAAGCGCTCCTCGGCGAGGGCGCCCCGGAGGAGGAAGCAGCAGAGCAGGAGAAAAGCGgaggagcagaggagcttcACGAGACCGGACCTCGCCATCGCGCCGGCAATGGCTGGCTTGGTTTGCTCTGGTGGTTTGTTGCCGTGGTGACGAGGTGCGAGGCTGGCGACCGTATATATAGAGGCGGGGAACGGGAGACCAGGAgggggtggtgtggtgtggtgtagTGCGGTTGTTTGGTGTTTGGAAGATTAGGTTTTGATTCGCGGCGCCCTCTCCTTTTGGCCTTTAAGGTGGCGGTCAAGTACGATGTAGTTCTGGTTCGCAGTGCTGCTGCTGACGGGGAGTTGTTACACCCACTGGTCTAGCGTAGCGACCACCATTCAGATTTGTAGAGGCTGGGTGTGCTACGGCTCGATTCACCGTGCCCAACAATCATCTTACCAGTTCTTTATATTTCTAAGTGGGATAAGCTATATTTCTAAGTGGGATAAGCTATAGACCACCCGAGTGATTTTAAGCTCTGCTCACTCAAATTTTTCTTTCTCCCCATTTGCACGCTTTCTTCTCCAAGCTTTCTTCTCCAACTTCAGCCAAAATCCGGCGAGATTAGGAGCGTCGGGGTTAGGGGTTCAGGGTTTCCGGGGTGGGTGCTCACCGGCGGTCCTAGAGGGAAGGCTGGCGGTGGTAGGCCGGCCTAGCAGAGGTGGCGGGCACGGGGGCAGTGAggcgcggtggcgggggcgcTGCCGATCGGATGGTGGTGGAGGGTGGTTGGGCGGTGCTGGGGCGAGGGGAacgacgacggcggtggcggtgggagatggcggcgggagAGGCAGGAAGGCAGCCGGCCCACCCGCGCCGGACGGGTGGGGGAAGGACTAGGCGGCGGGTGGCAGGAGGTAGAAGAAAAGGTCGAGAGGTAGAGAGGTAGAAGAAGAAGCGCCGGCCGTCGAATGCAAATCGGATGGCTCTAAAGTCGAGTAAGGGAAACCTCTATTTCACCCGTGTGAACATAGACAGTCCCTTCTAGGTTGCTATTGCGGATATTTCAAGGTCTCTAGTGGTAATCATTCATGCTCCAGATCGAAGCTATTGTAGAAAGGTTGGTTAACTCGATGTGCATTCAAGATGGTAGAGCAGGAAAAGGTTGTTGCTTCTTTCTCCTGGTAAAAAAAGGTTGAAGGGTCTACCTTTTGTCAGGGTGCAGTGCTAGTTCTGTTCAGTTGCCAATGAGAAAATGTTCTTGCTGTTTTAGCAGATGTGGACTGAATTTCATACCATATTTCGGTAACCTTATTATTGGAAAACATAGCTCCAGTGTGAAAGAAGTAATGAATCAATACATTTCCAAGCAAAAAAGAGCAAACAAAAGAACAGCACATGTATCACAAAGAAGATTgggactgaaactctgaaaggGACTGCGAAACAGAAAGCAAGAAAGCCTGCAACTCCAGACACCATTTCTGTTGGAAAATGCAACGCCTCATTCTATACAAATCTGCAAGTACATGACTTTGCAGTACCAGAACCTCTCCAAAGCCTAAACCCACACTGTAGTCTGTACGTTTAGGAGTCAGTAGGTTCTTTGACAAAGTCAAGTCAATCTGGCCTTCTTTTTCCGCTCCAACAAACAATTACTCATCTTTCAGCCATTAGGTGACCAGGAGGCGACGCAGGTGTGATATGATTAGTTAGGGTCATTGAGCTAGCACACTCGCTTAGCTTCAATTTTTTGCTGGCGGCAATTAATTAATCTATGCCAGCTTTATCGCCGTACCGTCGGTCGGGGAAGATCCCGAGTATCCGTAAGAAAAAGATGGacttctactaggattcctctataattctaataggactcataccatataaTTCTACTatgtctcctcctcctcgtaaccgactagtaatcccgccctcTAAAGTATATAAACCaaggcaggggtccctagatcggtaggctaagatctcatagaaccacaatagaaACCAAATCATCAagaccaaacaacacccaagagcaggacgcaatatacaacacaccaAACAGAACGTacggtattacgctactctaacGGCCCAAacctaaatccgtgtcttgtgtccacatttttaccttcgagttccaagtTTGGTGATCcctcaccaaccaatctactttcTCAGGATaccctcagtaggttgctgggtataaaacaccgacatctggtgcaccaggtaggggcgatcgtcgagatcatcgggcgagcttgaatgacctcatcatcaagatcaatctactcaacAAGAAGCAAGTCGCCGAGTCGGAGTTCCGAGTAGAAAAATCTACGCCGAGACAGAATCGATGCGCTCCGCATTCCAGTCGAATACCGAGTCGGTTTCCATCGCATGCTGCTGCATGCGGCTCGTCGATCAAGACAGAGGCAATTCCGACTCGAGTTGGGAGATAAGGCAAATAGAGGGACCCACGCCATAATTCCCAGATAACAAAGATCTGTTACAGTCACGCGCAGATTGAGGCACATAATCAGCTCTGACTACTTTCCGTGAAAagcaattttgagggatttgtgCTACACGCACATGGGAGGCTACCACAAAACCTCAAAATTATAGCCTAACATACACAGAAGATGTACGCGAGTACTGCTACCCCGACGTCCGGCCGCAACGAGTCGCcgatgactacttcgactactcgtcttgactagaaaactagttgagaacggtctacttcgactactcgtctcgactagaaaactagttgagggcgggttccacatgatcaacaactagtcggaatcgactccgactagttgacTTCATCAACGATCGACACAGCTTCAccgacaatcatccacgaattaagctaagtcactttttaattactttataattttttcggcttgttttccgcatgtaGGGCAACGCGTCGAGTActtttgtgtacgcctctcgacgaaaattaccctctagagctacactttgccaattattcctggtACATGTTAACCGACatccatgggcttggtacaccaaattacggaggctatagctgtcgatgttttatacccggcaacctaccgaggggtatcccgaggtagtagattggttggtggaggatcaccggacctggaacttaacggtaaaagtgaggacacaagatacagatttatacaggttcgggtcgccagtgtagcgtaataccctacatcctatttggggtattgtatattgcgCTCTGCACTTCGGTGTTGTTTTGCCTTGGTTTAAgcttgaggatttggtcctctattgtggttttATGAGGTCTTGGGCTACTGATCTAGGCACCGCTGccatcctttatatactccaggaggcgagattactagtcggttacaaggaggagtcctagtaggattacatggtatgagtcctaataAGATTATAGGaaaattctagtaggagtccgccttcttccttccttacgggtactggggatctatccctgatAATAGCTACGGGGtttgtgcactgagttttgGAAGCCCCACCTACAGGATCGGTACATCAAATTTTGGAAGCAacggccacgggtttggtgcactgagtgctggaggctcgcatcggctacaccctaagaaggcacaaatcctatgtgcGGCAACACACGTTCTTCTTGCcgaaaggcagaaaagtcttaATGGCTACTTTACGCGTAAACGTGCAGTTTTTTTGTTGCCATACCGActatttattttaaatgtcttctcttagcaattTTTAATCGCAGAACACGCCTCAATTCGTGAAAGTCtacgcgagacaaagatctccgtagcagcagtgccagtacgagtacacgagacaaagatctcaca encodes the following:
- the LOC101780011 gene encoding uncharacterized protein LOC101780011; protein product: MGNSLRCCLACVLPCGSFDVIRIVHLSGHIEEYTRPVTAGEVIAAHPNHVLSRPCSQGGARRILIVAPDSELKRGCFYFLVPASSVPEKKRKPQQKKARPQKTAPSAAVADKEVKKDNGDRYLAEVLSEGKASLKRRRSGRSTVWRPHLHSILEEDANDS
- the LOC101786585 gene encoding laccase-3 — protein: MARSGLVKLLCSSAFLLLCCFLLRGALAEERFYEFVVQETPVKRLCSSQKIITVNGQFPGPTIEVYNGDTLAIKAVNLARYNVTLHWHGLRQLRNGWADGPEFVTQCPIRPGGSYTYRFTIQDQEGTLWWHAHSSWLRATVHGALIIHPRRGLPYPFPKPHSEFPVILAEWWRRDPIAVLRQSMITGAPPNVSDALLINGQPGDLLPCSSQETSIIPVVAGETSLLRIINAAMNTELFVSLAGHKMTVVAADAMYTKPFETTVILLGPGQTTDVLVTAHAAPGRYYLAARAYASAQGVPFDNTTATAIFQYKNAPGCPTTTASAGAGAGAGAGMGGNTFNGPVGRSSRSSGHPGRTGPQPMLPFLPAFNDTNTATAFSNSLRSPHPVKVPGPVTQELFTTVGFGLFNCHPGPFCQGPNNTRFGASMNNVSFQLPNTVSLLQAHYHHIPGVFTDDFPSFPPVFFDFTSQNIPRPLWQPVKGTKLYRVRYGAVVQIVFQDTGIFAAEEHPMHIHGYHFYVLATGFGNYDPRRDAAKFNLVDPPSRNTIGVPVGGWAVVRFVADNPGVWLVHCHIDAHLTGGLAMALLVENGGSELEATMAPPLDLPICVL